The Akkermansia muciniphila genome contains a region encoding:
- a CDS encoding YkgJ family cysteine cluster protein: protein MTESGKAARYECARCGACCRWAGDVCIEEDEVREISRFLHMEEQAFIDECCRLRANRQGLSIRDAEDGACMMLTENGCRINPVKPRQCRGFPSQWNFPGWRELCRAREVKEGQGE, encoded by the coding sequence ATGACGGAAAGCGGAAAGGCGGCGCGGTATGAATGCGCCCGGTGCGGCGCGTGCTGCCGCTGGGCGGGGGACGTGTGCATAGAAGAGGATGAAGTGCGGGAAATCTCCCGTTTCCTGCACATGGAGGAACAGGCGTTTATCGACGAGTGCTGCCGTTTACGCGCCAACAGGCAGGGATTATCCATCCGGGACGCGGAGGACGGCGCCTGCATGATGCTCACGGAAAACGGCTGCCGGATCAATCCCGTCAAACCGCGCCAGTGCCGGGGCTTCCCAAGCCAATGGAATTTTCCCGGCTGGCGGGAACTGTGCCGCGCCAGGGAAGTGAAGGAGGGACAAGGGGAATAA
- the murA gene encoding UDP-N-acetylglucosamine 1-carboxyvinyltransferase — translation MEKLVVHGGFTLRGAVNISGSKNASLPILAASLLTDEPVVVRRVPDVSDTNFMVQIMGQLGASVERSSGNVRVEARNLHSEATYEQVRKMRASICLLGPLMARMQRCVIPLPGGCVIGDRPVDLHIRAIQALGARVQIERGNLIIEAPGGLKGATVDLSGDHGPTVLGTDNLMMAAVLAEGTTVIESAASEPEVVDLANFLIKLGANIQGAGTRRIVIEGVEKLRGCNHTVIPDRIEAGTFMVAAAMMGDGVTLRRVCEEHMTVVTDLLRKCGHHVEFNERGDTVTIIAGNTPKCGEIKTAPYPGYPTDMQAQMTALFATTPGISVVKDTIFPQRFMHCSELKRMGANIKVDNGTAVISGVETLSGAPVMASDLRASAALVLAALKAEGTTEIHRLYHIDRGYEMIDEKLLAIGAAVERQPDDDN, via the coding sequence ATGGAGAAGCTTGTTGTACACGGAGGTTTTACGCTGAGGGGAGCCGTCAATATCAGCGGGTCCAAAAATGCGTCCCTGCCCATTCTGGCCGCGTCCCTGCTGACGGATGAGCCTGTGGTGGTGCGCCGTGTGCCGGATGTCTCCGATACCAATTTCATGGTGCAGATCATGGGCCAGCTTGGCGCTTCCGTGGAGAGGTCCAGCGGCAACGTGCGCGTGGAGGCCAGGAACCTGCATTCCGAAGCCACCTATGAACAGGTGCGCAAGATGCGCGCCTCCATCTGCCTGCTGGGGCCCCTGATGGCCCGCATGCAGCGGTGCGTGATTCCGTTGCCGGGCGGCTGCGTCATCGGCGACCGGCCCGTGGACCTGCACATCAGGGCCATCCAGGCGCTCGGCGCCCGGGTGCAGATTGAGCGCGGCAACCTGATTATTGAGGCCCCCGGGGGCCTGAAGGGCGCCACGGTGGATTTGAGCGGGGACCACGGCCCCACCGTTCTGGGAACGGACAACCTGATGATGGCCGCCGTGCTGGCGGAAGGCACCACCGTCATTGAATCCGCCGCTTCCGAGCCGGAAGTGGTGGACCTGGCCAACTTCCTGATCAAGCTGGGCGCCAATATCCAGGGCGCCGGAACGCGCCGCATCGTCATTGAAGGGGTTGAAAAACTCCGCGGCTGCAACCACACCGTCATTCCGGACCGCATTGAAGCTGGCACCTTCATGGTGGCCGCCGCCATGATGGGGGACGGGGTGACCCTGAGGCGCGTTTGTGAAGAGCACATGACCGTGGTGACGGACCTGCTCCGGAAATGCGGGCACCACGTGGAATTCAACGAACGCGGGGACACCGTCACCATCATTGCCGGTAATACGCCCAAATGCGGGGAAATCAAGACGGCCCCTTATCCCGGCTACCCCACGGACATGCAGGCCCAGATGACGGCCCTCTTCGCCACCACGCCGGGCATTTCCGTGGTGAAGGACACCATCTTCCCGCAGCGCTTCATGCACTGCTCTGAGCTCAAGCGCATGGGCGCGAACATCAAGGTGGACAACGGCACCGCCGTCATCTCCGGCGTGGAAACCCTGAGCGGCGCGCCCGTCATGGCGTCCGACCTGCGCGCGTCCGCCGCGCTGGTGCTGGCGGCCCTGAAAGCGGAAGGCACGACGGAAATACACCGTTTGTACCACATTGACCGCGGCTATGAAATGATTGATGAAAAGCTCCTGGCGATCGGCGCTGCCGTGGAAAGACAGCCGGATGACGACAATTAA
- a CDS encoding HU family DNA-binding protein — MNKAQLIELIQNKLGADTTKKHAEEALAAVLESIKEGVQESGKVQIIGFGTFATKTREARTGRNPKTGKAINIPASKTVAFKASSALKD; from the coding sequence ATGAACAAGGCTCAACTGATCGAATTGATTCAAAACAAGCTGGGTGCCGATACCACCAAAAAGCACGCTGAAGAAGCTCTGGCCGCTGTGCTGGAATCCATCAAGGAAGGCGTGCAGGAATCCGGCAAGGTGCAGATCATCGGCTTTGGTACGTTTGCTACCAAGACCCGTGAAGCCCGTACCGGCCGCAACCCGAAGACCGGCAAGGCGATCAATATTCCCGCTTCCAAGACGGTTGCTTTCAAGGCCTCTTCCGCTCTGAAGGACTAA
- a CDS encoding VWA domain-containing protein yields MNHIIACTLGLLGAGAFCAHGESPAIPAAGQPVPQEKGKSSLTPGQQGNAQEVKKSVSSATVSSAAGHASCVVISAAEPEKAGEIKGASYSVTARNGAVLGEMEISVTPKMEAAYSIRTTGKGSSGIIISTVKAEKADGVKEAAYSITTAKGAVPGGMEVSVVPVKEEASCGTAAAPEQAAVKKEDRAAVQIALLLDTSGSMTGLINQARTYLWKIVNDMTLARQNGKLPDIQIALYEYGNDGLSSKDAWVRQVLPLTDDLDKVSEELFKLKTNGGTECCGAVIDRAVKELKWNTEDPNALKLVFIAGNEPFNQGNVPYAESIARGLAKGITVNTIHCGNAGDRDTALWKDGAKKGDGSFLNIDHNATPPDPETPYDGELAKLSSSLNGTYLAYGSQEVQAERLSKQEGQDRLARELSSTAYAGRVKAKANKAAYRNTSWDLVDLYERDGAKALGKLNGAGQLPKELEGKTPEELEAVVKKKAEERGALQKKVMELDALRSEWLARWKAQQSVSGNAGPDSLDDAIIQAVRKQASKKQFSFVEENGAEGKNSPMK; encoded by the coding sequence ATGAACCATATTATTGCATGTACATTGGGGCTGCTGGGCGCCGGAGCATTCTGCGCGCATGGCGAATCCCCGGCCATTCCCGCGGCCGGGCAGCCCGTTCCGCAGGAAAAGGGTAAATCCTCCCTTACTCCGGGACAGCAGGGGAACGCGCAGGAGGTGAAAAAATCCGTGTCTTCCGCTACTGTAAGTTCCGCTGCGGGGCACGCTTCCTGCGTGGTCATAAGCGCGGCTGAACCGGAAAAGGCCGGGGAGATTAAGGGAGCCTCCTATTCCGTCACGGCCAGGAACGGGGCCGTCCTCGGAGAAATGGAGATCAGCGTAACCCCGAAGATGGAAGCTGCCTATTCCATAAGGACCACGGGGAAAGGCAGCTCCGGCATCATCATAAGTACGGTGAAAGCGGAGAAGGCTGACGGTGTGAAGGAGGCCGCGTATTCCATCACCACCGCAAAAGGCGCCGTTCCGGGCGGCATGGAGGTCAGCGTGGTTCCGGTGAAGGAAGAAGCTTCTTGCGGAACGGCCGCCGCGCCGGAGCAGGCGGCTGTAAAAAAGGAAGACCGCGCCGCGGTCCAGATTGCCCTTTTGCTGGATACCTCCGGCAGCATGACCGGACTCATCAACCAGGCGCGCACGTACCTGTGGAAGATTGTCAATGACATGACGCTGGCGCGCCAGAACGGTAAATTGCCCGATATCCAAATTGCCCTTTATGAATATGGAAACGACGGGCTGTCTTCCAAAGACGCGTGGGTCCGCCAGGTGCTTCCGCTCACGGATGATCTGGACAAGGTCTCCGAGGAATTGTTCAAGCTGAAAACCAACGGCGGCACGGAATGCTGCGGCGCCGTCATTGACCGGGCCGTGAAGGAGCTGAAATGGAATACGGAGGACCCCAATGCGCTGAAACTGGTGTTTATTGCCGGCAATGAACCCTTCAACCAGGGCAATGTGCCGTATGCGGAATCTATCGCGCGGGGCCTGGCGAAGGGCATCACCGTCAATACCATTCATTGCGGGAATGCGGGGGACCGGGATACGGCCCTGTGGAAGGACGGCGCCAAGAAGGGGGACGGCAGCTTCCTCAACATTGACCACAATGCCACTCCCCCGGACCCGGAAACGCCCTATGACGGGGAGCTTGCCAAGCTGAGCTCCTCCCTGAACGGGACGTATCTGGCCTACGGTTCCCAGGAAGTTCAGGCTGAACGGCTGAGCAAGCAGGAGGGCCAGGACAGGCTGGCGCGGGAGCTGTCATCCACGGCTTACGCGGGCCGCGTCAAGGCGAAGGCCAACAAGGCGGCGTACCGCAATACCTCCTGGGACCTGGTGGACCTTTACGAACGGGACGGAGCCAAGGCTCTGGGCAAGTTGAATGGCGCCGGACAGCTTCCCAAGGAACTGGAAGGCAAAACCCCGGAAGAATTGGAGGCCGTGGTGAAGAAGAAGGCGGAAGAACGCGGAGCCCTGCAGAAAAAGGTGATGGAGCTGGATGCCCTGCGCAGCGAATGGCTGGCCAGGTGGAAGGCGCAGCAGAGCGTTTCCGGGAATGCCGGGCCGGACAGCCTGGATGACGCCATTATCCAGGCCGTACGGAAGCAGGCTTCCAAAAAGCAGTTTTCCTTTGTGGAAGAGAACGGAGCGGAAGGAAAAAATTCCCCTATGAAATAA
- a CDS encoding zinc ribbon domain-containing protein — translation MNTPFCQSCGMPLKSKEDCGTSHDGSASEEYCCYCFQGGAFTSDCTMEEMIAHCAGFVEEFNKENGSSFTREEAVAQMTRYFPTLKRWKKQ, via the coding sequence ATGAATACGCCATTCTGCCAAAGCTGCGGCATGCCCCTGAAAAGCAAAGAGGATTGCGGCACCAGTCATGACGGAAGCGCCAGTGAGGAATACTGCTGCTATTGCTTTCAAGGCGGAGCCTTTACCTCAGACTGCACCATGGAGGAGATGATTGCGCATTGCGCCGGATTTGTGGAGGAGTTCAACAAGGAAAATGGCTCTTCTTTTACCAGGGAGGAAGCCGTTGCTCAAATGACCCGGTATTTTCCCACGCTGAAACGCTGGAAAAAGCAATAG
- the aroC gene encoding chorismate synthase, whose product MSSSFGQVFRISTWGESHGAGVGVVIDGCPSLVPVTEEDIQRELDRRRPGQSDIVTPRKEEDCAEILSGVLDGKTLGTPIAISVRNKDHRSSAYDEMAHTYRPSHADYTYDAKYGIRAWAGGGRASARETIGRVAAGAVARAVLKQAFPDMDVLAWVDQVHQVKASVDWEAVTASVIESNIVRTADPSVVEAMIAAIKEARDAGNSLGGVVKCVVRGCPPGLGDPVFDKLDATLAHAMMSIPATKAFAVGSGFEAAEMTGLEHNDPFYMRDGHVHTVTNHSGGIQGGISNGEDILMRIGFKPTATLMIDQQTVNQAGEDARLKGRGRHDACVLPRAVPIVEAMAWLCLCDHYLRQRCQRAL is encoded by the coding sequence ATGTCCAGCAGTTTTGGTCAGGTGTTCAGAATCTCCACCTGGGGTGAGTCCCATGGAGCCGGGGTGGGTGTGGTGATTGACGGCTGTCCGTCCCTTGTCCCGGTGACGGAAGAAGACATTCAGCGGGAGCTGGACCGGCGCAGGCCGGGGCAGAGCGACATCGTGACCCCCCGCAAGGAGGAAGACTGCGCGGAAATCCTTTCCGGCGTGCTGGACGGCAAAACCCTGGGAACGCCCATCGCCATCAGCGTGCGGAACAAGGACCACCGTTCCTCCGCCTATGATGAAATGGCCCACACGTACCGCCCCTCCCACGCAGACTACACGTATGACGCCAAATACGGCATCCGCGCCTGGGCGGGCGGGGGCAGGGCCTCCGCGCGGGAAACCATCGGCCGCGTGGCCGCCGGAGCCGTGGCCAGGGCCGTGCTGAAGCAGGCCTTTCCGGACATGGACGTCCTGGCCTGGGTGGACCAGGTGCACCAGGTGAAAGCCTCCGTGGACTGGGAGGCCGTCACGGCCTCCGTCATTGAAAGCAACATCGTCCGCACGGCGGACCCCTCCGTGGTGGAGGCCATGATTGCCGCCATCAAGGAGGCGCGGGATGCCGGCAACTCCCTGGGCGGCGTGGTCAAATGCGTGGTGCGCGGCTGCCCTCCCGGACTGGGGGACCCCGTCTTTGACAAGCTGGACGCCACGCTGGCCCACGCCATGATGAGCATTCCCGCCACCAAGGCCTTTGCCGTGGGCTCCGGCTTTGAGGCGGCGGAGATGACCGGGCTGGAACACAACGATCCTTTTTACATGCGGGACGGCCATGTGCACACCGTCACCAACCACTCCGGCGGCATTCAGGGCGGCATCTCCAACGGAGAAGACATCCTGATGCGCATCGGCTTCAAGCCCACCGCCACGCTCATGATTGACCAGCAGACGGTCAACCAGGCAGGGGAGGATGCCCGGCTCAAGGGCAGGGGACGGCATGACGCCTGCGTTCTGCCGCGCGCCGTGCCCATTGTGGAGGCCATGGCGTGGCTCTGCCTGTGCGACCACTACCTGCGCCAGCGCTGCCAGCGGGCGCTGTAA
- a CDS encoding HAMP domain-containing sensor histidine kinase: MSSRFSFHLLLWSCLLILLGVMGWLSHSMLDAEKRRLAETHQIRLVEQSRLALWRMDSLLASMIAGENNRSPGEYFQRGALAESLRKEGSMPDLSEFAKLYFQIDPQGKVSSPQKGAERLEYVIQLGKSGWGSHVVDAMKNLPQPSSISREEVTQPQPDTFSAPPPAEAVQISSVTIVGGKEQQKNGMPQELAVESRKAFQQGMEDYNMRKNLSNSQQEYNVSVKVKKKAVESLQRGKRDVEGEGRMTVSGSVNGMENLEHKGQCLTYGGPLKTGKKQKSKSGDIVALLDTGAGELTLDGKRLQFEVHEEKAPPASAPQENLAEITVPRRERMAGAPESYRELSISSLQPRWQEGSECFLTRRISDHGQVWVQGIWLDWDKLSAYLLESVADILPDATLAPADGREESYLTLAGIPAMLNPGNLPPMPANSLRTVWNSIAMAWFCGILALCGVIGFMIGLIRLSERRAVFVSAVTHELRTPLTTFNMYTEMLSSGLVPKGREMDYVDILKNEAGRLTHLVDNVLSYARVEKNSISLHPEKIPVPELAASVIARISPRMTAAGMDSQLSVAPELQQESVMADMTAVEQIVYNLADNAAKYARFDGSILKVELKMEKRFLVIRVEDEGKGISDSLKGKLFRPFSRSAEEAAGKQPGVGLGLALSRELARSMGGDLCLEESSGHGCRFALRLPFSRV; encoded by the coding sequence ATGAGCAGCCGTTTTTCCTTCCATTTGCTGCTGTGGTCCTGCCTGCTGATTCTGCTGGGGGTGATGGGGTGGCTCAGCCATTCCATGCTGGACGCAGAGAAGCGCAGGCTGGCGGAGACGCACCAGATACGCCTGGTGGAGCAGAGCCGCCTGGCCCTGTGGCGCATGGATTCCCTGCTGGCCTCCATGATTGCCGGGGAAAACAACCGTTCTCCCGGAGAATATTTCCAGAGGGGCGCTCTGGCGGAATCCCTCAGGAAGGAGGGCTCCATGCCGGATTTATCCGAGTTTGCCAAACTGTATTTCCAGATAGACCCGCAGGGGAAGGTTTCCTCACCCCAGAAAGGTGCGGAGCGTCTGGAATATGTCATCCAACTGGGAAAATCCGGGTGGGGCAGCCATGTGGTGGACGCCATGAAGAATTTGCCGCAGCCTTCCTCCATTTCCAGGGAAGAAGTGACGCAGCCGCAGCCGGATACTTTCTCCGCCCCTCCGCCGGCAGAAGCGGTACAGATATCTTCCGTGACCATCGTGGGCGGAAAGGAACAGCAGAAGAACGGCATGCCGCAGGAACTGGCGGTGGAAAGCCGGAAAGCCTTCCAGCAGGGAATGGAAGACTACAACATGCGCAAAAACCTTTCCAACAGCCAGCAGGAGTACAATGTCAGCGTCAAGGTAAAAAAGAAGGCCGTGGAATCCCTCCAGCGCGGGAAAAGGGATGTTGAGGGGGAAGGCCGGATGACCGTTTCAGGGTCGGTGAATGGCATGGAAAATCTGGAACACAAGGGCCAATGCCTGACTTATGGAGGTCCCTTGAAGACCGGAAAAAAGCAGAAAAGCAAGTCCGGAGATATTGTGGCTCTTCTGGATACCGGAGCCGGGGAATTGACCCTGGACGGGAAGAGGCTTCAGTTTGAAGTCCATGAAGAAAAGGCGCCCCCGGCAAGCGCGCCGCAGGAAAATTTGGCGGAGATAACCGTTCCCCGCCGTGAAAGGATGGCCGGCGCCCCGGAAAGTTACAGGGAGCTCTCCATTTCCTCCCTCCAGCCCAGGTGGCAGGAGGGGAGTGAGTGCTTCCTGACGCGCCGCATTTCAGACCACGGCCAGGTATGGGTGCAGGGCATCTGGCTGGATTGGGACAAATTGTCCGCCTACCTTCTGGAATCCGTGGCTGATATTTTGCCGGATGCCACCCTGGCGCCGGCGGACGGCCGGGAGGAAAGCTATCTGACCCTGGCTGGCATTCCCGCCATGCTGAACCCGGGGAATCTGCCTCCCATGCCTGCCAACTCCCTGCGCACGGTGTGGAACTCCATCGCCATGGCGTGGTTCTGCGGCATTCTGGCCCTGTGCGGGGTCATCGGCTTCATGATTGGCCTTATCCGGTTGAGCGAACGCCGCGCCGTCTTTGTTTCCGCCGTAACCCATGAGCTGAGAACGCCGCTGACCACCTTTAACATGTACACGGAAATGCTCTCCTCCGGCCTGGTGCCCAAGGGCAGGGAAATGGACTATGTGGACATCCTGAAAAACGAGGCAGGCAGGCTGACGCATCTGGTGGATAATGTGCTGAGCTATGCCCGGGTGGAGAAAAATTCTATTTCCCTCCATCCGGAGAAGATTCCCGTGCCGGAGCTGGCCGCCTCCGTCATTGCCCGCATTTCCCCCCGGATGACCGCAGCCGGCATGGACTCCCAGCTTTCCGTGGCGCCGGAGTTGCAGCAGGAGAGCGTGATGGCGGACATGACCGCCGTGGAGCAGATTGTGTATAACCTGGCGGACAACGCCGCCAAGTACGCGCGGTTTGACGGAAGCATCCTGAAGGTGGAGCTGAAAATGGAGAAGCGTTTTCTGGTTATCCGCGTGGAGGATGAAGGGAAAGGCATCTCCGATTCCCTGAAAGGCAAACTGTTCCGCCCCTTTTCCAGGTCTGCGGAGGAAGCCGCCGGAAAACAGCCGGGCGTGGGGCTGGGGCTGGCGTTGTCCCGGGAGCTGGCCAGGAGCATGGGCGGGGATTTGTGCCTGGAGGAAAGTTCCGGACACGGATGCCGGTTTGCCCTCAGGCTCCCTTTTTCCAGGGTGTGA
- a CDS encoding response regulator transcription factor: MHRYRILVVEDDHAIRNGLADALSVSGYDVLSAGDGYEALEMIHAEEYDLALLDVVLPGANGFDLLRRIREDRATVPVLMLTAKGAEADKVKGLKLGADDYVVKPFSLLEVLARIEAVLRRSPERPSAVSRVMLPEGHLDFATRALVLEEGPVTLTTKEFDLARHLAANAGRIITREEILARVWKMDPRLVETRSIDTTIARLREKMGKRNAAVIRTLRGQGYVWEDDA; encoded by the coding sequence ATGCACCGCTACCGCATTCTGGTCGTAGAAGACGACCATGCCATCAGAAACGGCCTGGCGGACGCCCTCTCGGTGTCCGGCTATGACGTTTTGTCCGCCGGGGACGGCTATGAAGCTCTGGAAATGATCCACGCAGAAGAGTATGACCTGGCCCTGCTGGATGTAGTGCTGCCCGGAGCGAACGGATTTGACCTGCTGAGGCGCATCCGGGAAGACCGGGCCACGGTTCCCGTGCTGATGCTTACCGCCAAGGGGGCGGAGGCGGACAAGGTGAAGGGGCTGAAGCTGGGGGCGGATGATTACGTGGTGAAGCCCTTCAGCCTGCTGGAGGTTCTTGCCAGGATAGAGGCCGTGCTGAGGCGGTCCCCGGAAAGGCCCAGCGCCGTCAGCCGCGTCATGCTGCCGGAAGGGCACCTGGATTTTGCCACCCGCGCCCTGGTGCTGGAGGAGGGCCCCGTGACGCTGACGACCAAGGAATTTGACCTGGCGCGCCATCTGGCGGCCAATGCCGGAAGAATCATCACCCGTGAGGAAATCCTGGCGAGGGTCTGGAAGATGGACCCCCGGCTGGTGGAAACGCGGAGCATTGACACCACGATCGCCCGCCTGCGGGAAAAAATGGGGAAAAGGAATGCCGCCGTCATCCGCACCCTCAGGGGGCAGGGCTACGTTTGGGAGGATGATGCATGA
- the aroA gene encoding 3-phosphoshikimate 1-carboxyvinyltransferase, which yields MNLHSHSIPSLQGVLTVPGDKSISHRAAILGGLAKGVTEVDNFLCSEDCLNTLRAMEQLGAKVEVLEEREGYGPVRFRMTGVAMKPAAPARPIDCGNSGTGMRLLAGMLAACPFDSEMFGDASLSSRPMGRIMQPLEQMGARIEARGAKPGCAPLYIHGGRVHPISYTLPMASAQVKSAILLAAMFADGVTTVRQPAVTRDHTERLFRHFGVPCTVDGLTVSTKGPALPMAHDLTVPADISSAAFWMVAAASRPGSRLTLRQVGLNDTRNAVISALKRMGVRMDIATTSPEDAGEPYGDITVYGSDALHGTSLLPEEIPNLIDEIPILAVAGALGQGDFIVRNAHELRVKETDRIATTAANLRLMGVNVEEFDDGMIVHGGTALKGAELPSYGDHRIAMSFLVAGFSAQGDTVLTDAECINTSYPGFEQDLGQFI from the coding sequence ATGAACCTTCACTCCCATTCCATTCCCTCCCTGCAAGGGGTACTGACCGTGCCCGGAGACAAGAGCATCTCCCACCGCGCCGCCATTCTGGGCGGTCTGGCGAAAGGGGTGACGGAGGTGGATAATTTCCTGTGCAGTGAAGACTGCCTGAATACCCTGCGCGCCATGGAACAGCTGGGAGCGAAGGTGGAGGTGCTGGAAGAACGGGAGGGGTACGGCCCCGTCCGCTTCCGCATGACGGGCGTGGCCATGAAGCCCGCGGCCCCCGCCCGGCCCATTGACTGCGGCAATTCCGGCACGGGCATGAGGCTGCTTGCCGGCATGCTGGCCGCCTGCCCCTTTGATTCCGAGATGTTCGGAGACGCTTCCCTGAGTTCCCGCCCCATGGGCCGCATCATGCAGCCGCTGGAACAGATGGGCGCGCGGATTGAAGCCCGCGGCGCCAAGCCGGGCTGCGCCCCCCTGTATATCCATGGCGGCCGCGTTCACCCCATTTCCTACACGCTGCCCATGGCGAGCGCCCAGGTGAAAAGCGCCATCCTGCTGGCCGCCATGTTTGCGGACGGCGTTACCACCGTGCGCCAGCCCGCCGTCACCCGTGACCACACGGAACGCCTGTTCCGCCACTTTGGCGTGCCCTGCACCGTGGACGGCCTGACCGTGAGTACAAAAGGTCCAGCGCTTCCCATGGCCCATGACCTGACGGTCCCCGCAGACATTTCTTCCGCCGCCTTCTGGATGGTGGCCGCCGCCAGCCGTCCCGGCTCCCGGCTGACGCTGCGCCAGGTGGGCCTGAACGATACCCGGAACGCCGTCATCAGCGCGCTGAAGAGGATGGGCGTGCGAATGGATATTGCCACCACGTCCCCGGAGGATGCGGGGGAACCGTACGGGGATATCACCGTATACGGCTCGGACGCCCTGCACGGAACCAGCCTGCTTCCGGAGGAGATTCCCAACCTGATTGACGAGATTCCCATCCTGGCCGTGGCCGGAGCCCTGGGCCAGGGAGATTTCATCGTCCGCAACGCCCATGAACTGCGCGTCAAGGAGACGGACCGCATCGCCACCACGGCGGCGAACCTCCGCCTTATGGGCGTAAACGTGGAGGAATTTGACGACGGCATGATCGTTCACGGCGGCACCGCGCTGAAAGGCGCAGAACTTCCCAGCTACGGGGACCACCGCATCGCCATGAGCTTCCTGGTGGCCGGGTTCAGCGCCCAGGGGGATACCGTGCTGACGGATGCGGAGTGCATTAATACGTCCTACCCGGGTTTTGAACAGGATTTAGGGCAGTTTATTTAA